One genomic window of Acidobacteriota bacterium includes the following:
- a CDS encoding acyl-CoA dehydrogenase family protein, with the protein MAIDFTIPDDAKEVRERVRLWVQNECIPAEKEMAAGKPYKTVLKELRTKARKQGLWLPFFPVEHGGMGLGPLANALVQMELGHSHLGALSMNSQGPDDATMLTLLAHGTDFQKEKYLKPLINGEKRICYSMTEKAAGADATGMQTTAVKDGKGNYVLNGEKWFSSAATAADIAVVMAKTNPEAPRHQQYSTFIVELPNPGYRIIRDIPTMAVHGKHYTEMGGGHAEVAIENLIVPEENLLGGEGMGFAMGQHRLAYGRLRHGMHNVAMAQRALDLATEHVTKRTTFGKGLEDRQGVQFMLADCASKIYIARLMLMHIAYKAENGMDIRQENGIAKVYLANMVHDVVDTAIQLHGALGYSLDTPLAAWYTHIRSQRLVDGPDEVHKWITGKNVIRAFKKDGTTAAAAGGDLL; encoded by the coding sequence ATGGCCATCGATTTCACGATTCCGGACGACGCCAAGGAAGTGCGCGAGCGCGTGCGCCTCTGGGTACAGAATGAGTGCATCCCCGCCGAGAAGGAAATGGCGGCCGGCAAGCCCTACAAGACCGTGCTCAAGGAGCTGCGCACGAAAGCCCGCAAGCAGGGCCTCTGGCTTCCCTTTTTCCCGGTCGAGCATGGCGGCATGGGCCTCGGCCCACTCGCCAACGCCCTTGTGCAGATGGAACTCGGTCACAGCCATCTCGGCGCGCTATCGATGAATTCTCAGGGTCCGGACGATGCGACCATGCTCACGCTGCTCGCCCACGGCACGGACTTCCAGAAAGAGAAATACCTGAAGCCTTTGATCAATGGCGAGAAACGCATCTGCTATTCGATGACGGAAAAAGCAGCCGGCGCTGACGCCACCGGCATGCAGACAACCGCCGTGAAGGATGGCAAGGGCAACTATGTGCTGAACGGTGAGAAGTGGTTCTCGTCCGCCGCGACCGCCGCCGACATCGCCGTCGTAATGGCGAAGACCAATCCAGAAGCCCCGCGCCACCAGCAATACTCGACCTTCATCGTCGAGCTGCCAAACCCCGGCTACCGCATCATCCGCGACATCCCGACGATGGCCGTGCACGGAAAACATTACACCGAGATGGGCGGCGGCCATGCCGAAGTCGCCATCGAAAACCTGATCGTGCCGGAAGAAAACCTGCTCGGCGGGGAAGGGATGGGCTTCGCGATGGGCCAGCACCGGCTCGCCTATGGCCGTCTGCGCCACGGCATGCACAATGTGGCCATGGCCCAGCGCGCACTTGATCTGGCTACGGAACATGTGACCAAGCGTACCACCTTCGGCAAAGGTCTCGAGGATCGCCAGGGCGTCCAGTTCATGCTCGCCGACTGCGCCAGCAAGATCTACATCGCGCGCCTGATGCTGATGCACATTGCCTACAAGGCCGAGAACGGCATGGACATCCGCCAGGAGAACGGCATTGCCAAGGTCTACCTCGCCAACATGGTGCATGACGTGGTCGACACTGCGATCCAGCTACACGGCGCGCTCGGCTATTCGCTCGATACGCCGCTCGCCGCCTGGTACACGCATATCCGTTCCCAGCGCCTCGTCGACGGGCCGGACGAAGTGCACAAGTGGATCACCGGCAAGAACGTCATCCGCGCCTTCAAGAAGGATGGCACCACGGCCGCCGCGGCGGGCGGAGACCTGCTCTAA
- a CDS encoding EthD domain-containing protein — MIKLTFCLRRLPHLSREEFQRYWRETHAPLVAARAKTLGIVKYEQVHGGFDEMSAGIRASRNAPEPYDGIAEIWFESEAAMAAAGQNPGAAEAARDLLEDERKFIDLENSPLWFNRVHTIVG; from the coding sequence ATGATCAAGCTCACATTCTGCCTGCGCCGACTGCCGCATCTCAGCCGCGAGGAATTCCAGCGCTACTGGCGCGAGACGCATGCGCCCCTCGTCGCGGCCCGTGCAAAGACGCTCGGCATCGTGAAGTATGAGCAGGTGCATGGCGGCTTTGACGAGATGAGCGCCGGCATCCGGGCCTCGCGCAATGCGCCGGAGCCCTATGACGGTATCGCCGAGATCTGGTTCGAAAGCGAAGCCGCCATGGCCGCTGCCGGACAGAACCCTGGTGCCGCAGAGGCTGCACGGGACCTGCTGGAAGACGAGCGCAAGTTCATCGACCTTGAAAACTCGCCCCTCTGGTTCAACCGGGTGCACACGATTGTGGGCTAA